From Pelosinus fermentans DSM 17108, the proteins below share one genomic window:
- a CDS encoding methyl-accepting chemotaxis protein, whose amino-acid sequence MEIFDNMKVVFKLGVLIIISLLSLGVSGYTGYYFLQESNIDMNSMYKERLIPVKILNETRAEVRKGDAATLELMLATNDNKNQELRKILVEVTEKTNTNLAEIEKANLDVKSSELLNQIKTTMQKYREARKQTSELSMQNKNAEAYVLYVTSVDPLANELLQQLYNLSDYYSSLSEQMNNENQLSFKKATQITIAIMVLSLIILGVSGLYITRIITKPLNEMVLICGELAAGDFRDKPRTFVREDEIGQLSDALFKIQGSLRSLMKQVNVSVEQVAASSEELTASADQSAQASNQIAGSITDVAQGMEEQMAAADDTSAVMQQMSASVQQIAANANEVSEQSAMAADKANEGNISVDKAVKQMVYIEKTVSTSAEVVAKLGERSIEIGQIVDTISGIAGQTNLLALNAAIEAARAGEQGRGFAVVAEEVRKLAEQSQDAAKQIATLISEIQGDTNKAVVAMGEGTREVKLGTEIVNTSGLAFQEIAKLVTHVSSQIKEISSAIEQMAIGSQQIVSSVKRMDDLSKKASGEAQAVSAATEEQAASMEEIASSSQALAKLAMDLQGEVNKFQI is encoded by the coding sequence TTGGAAATTTTTGATAATATGAAAGTCGTGTTTAAATTAGGTGTTTTAATTATTATATCTTTATTATCTTTAGGCGTTAGTGGTTATACAGGATATTATTTCCTTCAGGAATCTAATATTGATATGAATAGTATGTATAAGGAGCGATTGATTCCAGTTAAGATATTAAATGAGACTCGTGCAGAAGTCCGAAAAGGTGATGCTGCAACTTTGGAATTGATGCTGGCAACGAATGACAATAAGAATCAGGAATTAAGAAAAATTTTGGTTGAGGTAACAGAAAAGACAAATACAAATCTTGCAGAAATTGAAAAAGCGAATTTGGATGTAAAAAGTAGTGAGCTGTTAAATCAAATAAAAACGACTATGCAAAAATACCGTGAAGCCAGAAAACAAACATCTGAATTGTCTATGCAAAATAAAAATGCGGAAGCCTATGTCTTATATGTTACGAGTGTAGATCCGCTAGCAAATGAACTTTTACAACAATTATACAACCTTTCTGATTATTATAGTAGTTTGTCAGAACAAATGAATAATGAAAATCAGCTATCTTTCAAAAAGGCGACTCAGATTACGATTGCTATTATGGTGTTATCACTCATCATATTGGGCGTAAGCGGATTATATATTACAAGAATTATAACGAAGCCTTTAAATGAGATGGTATTAATTTGCGGAGAATTAGCAGCTGGTGATTTTCGCGATAAACCTCGCACCTTTGTGAGAGAAGATGAAATTGGACAACTATCAGATGCTTTGTTTAAAATCCAGGGTAGTCTTCGTTCTCTTATGAAGCAGGTCAATGTATCTGTGGAGCAAGTGGCAGCTTCCTCAGAAGAATTGACAGCTAGCGCGGATCAATCTGCTCAAGCGTCAAATCAGATTGCCGGATCGATTACGGATGTGGCACAAGGAATGGAAGAACAGATGGCTGCTGCCGATGATACATCTGCTGTAATGCAGCAGATGTCTGCCAGCGTTCAGCAAATTGCTGCGAATGCGAATGAAGTATCGGAGCAATCAGCGATGGCAGCTGATAAGGCAAATGAAGGCAATATATCGGTGGATAAAGCGGTAAAGCAAATGGTATACATAGAAAAAACAGTTAGTACTTCTGCAGAAGTCGTAGCGAAACTTGGTGAGCGGTCAATTGAAATAGGACAAATCGTAGATACGATTTCCGGTATTGCCGGTCAAACCAATTTGCTGGCTCTAAATGCTGCTATTGAAGCTGCCCGGGCGGGAGAACAAGGGCGAGGTTTTGCTGTTGTAGCAGAGGAAGTACGAAAGTTAGCTGAACAATCCCAGGATGCGGCTAAACAAATAGCTACCCTTATTAGCGAGATTCAAGGGGATACGAATAAGGCGGTAGTTGCCATGGGGGAAGGCACTAGAGAAGTAAAATTAGGAACAGAAATTGTTAATACTTCTGGCCTGGCTTTCCAAGAAATTGCGAAGTTGGTTACTCATGTGTCTTCTCAGATTAAAGAGATCTCTTCGGCGATTGAGCAGATGGCCATTGGCAGTCAGCAAATTGTAAGCTCTGTGAAACGTATGGATGATTTGAGTAAGAAAGCATCGGGAGAAGCCCAGGCAGTATCAGCTGCAACAGAGGAACAAGCAGCATCTATGGAAGAAATCGCATCCTCTAGTCAGGCGTTGGCTAAATTAGCAATGGATTTGCAGGGAGAAGTTAACAAGTTCCAAATATAA
- a CDS encoding ribonuclease J → MEKQNKLAIIPLGGLGEIGKNMTVIQYEDDIVILDSGLAFPEDDMLGIDLVIPDISYLLENQDKIRAVVITHGHEDHIGSLSYLLKQIDVPVYGTRLAMGLAECRLKENNVANYKLISIKPGDQITFGKIQVGFMRVSHSIPDSVGMYFKTPVGTIVHTGDFKIDYTPVDGKVMDLHKFAELGDEGVMVLMSDSTNAERPGFTKSERQVGLALDEAFNAAKGRILLATFASNVLRVQQAITSACKYGRKVAIIGRSMINVVNIATELGYLTVPEGVLIDIDEIKNYPGNQILILSTGSQGEPMSALTRMAMNDHRKVEIYPSDTVIISASPIPGNEKSVSKTIDALLRLGAEVIHERSAGIHVSGHASQEELKLMLTLVRPQYFIPVHGEYRMLMSHGKLAQDLGVAKENIFIGSNGQVFEFSKDAGTITGKLAGKVTSGKVFVDGLGVGDVGNIVMRDRSKLSQDGVLIVVITMDKESGCVVAGPDLVSRGFVYVRESGQLMVEAKQKVKQVLANCEANKVIEWASIKGSVRDALSKFVYEKTRRSPMILPIIMEV, encoded by the coding sequence TTGGAAAAACAAAATAAGCTCGCTATTATTCCACTGGGTGGATTGGGCGAAATAGGGAAAAACATGACGGTCATTCAATATGAGGATGATATTGTCATACTAGATTCTGGGTTGGCATTTCCAGAAGATGATATGTTAGGGATTGATTTAGTGATACCTGATATATCCTATCTTCTTGAAAACCAGGATAAGATAAGGGCAGTTGTCATTACTCATGGTCATGAAGATCACATTGGATCTTTATCTTATTTACTCAAGCAGATTGACGTACCTGTTTATGGTACGCGTCTTGCAATGGGACTGGCTGAGTGCCGCTTGAAGGAAAATAATGTGGCAAATTATAAATTGATTTCCATAAAGCCAGGAGATCAGATAACATTTGGCAAAATTCAAGTGGGATTTATGCGGGTGAGTCATTCTATTCCTGATTCTGTAGGGATGTATTTTAAAACTCCAGTTGGCACGATTGTTCATACTGGCGATTTTAAAATTGATTACACACCAGTTGATGGTAAGGTAATGGATCTTCATAAGTTTGCTGAACTGGGCGATGAAGGCGTAATGGTTTTAATGTCCGACAGTACGAATGCGGAAAGACCTGGTTTTACGAAGTCAGAGCGTCAGGTGGGTCTTGCCCTTGATGAAGCTTTTAATGCAGCAAAAGGACGAATTCTTCTGGCAACCTTTGCATCTAATGTGCTAAGGGTGCAGCAAGCGATTACTTCTGCTTGTAAATATGGTCGAAAAGTCGCAATCATTGGACGAAGTATGATCAATGTGGTAAATATTGCTACAGAGCTTGGATACTTAACAGTTCCTGAAGGTGTGTTAATTGATATTGATGAAATTAAAAATTATCCAGGAAATCAAATTTTAATTTTATCAACAGGAAGCCAAGGAGAGCCCATGTCAGCTTTGACACGTATGGCAATGAATGATCATAGAAAAGTTGAAATATACCCTAGTGATACCGTTATTATTTCTGCTTCACCGATTCCAGGAAATGAAAAATCAGTATCAAAGACTATTGATGCTCTACTGCGCTTAGGAGCGGAAGTTATTCACGAACGTTCTGCAGGTATTCATGTTTCTGGACATGCCAGTCAAGAAGAATTGAAATTGATGCTGACTTTGGTGCGGCCTCAATATTTCATTCCAGTGCATGGAGAGTATCGAATGTTGATGAGCCATGGAAAGCTTGCTCAAGACTTGGGCGTTGCCAAAGAGAATATTTTTATTGGCAGTAATGGACAGGTCTTTGAGTTTAGTAAAGATGCCGGCACTATAACAGGAAAATTGGCTGGCAAGGTAACTTCAGGAAAAGTATTTGTTGATGGTTTAGGTGTAGGTGATGTGGGTAACATTGTTATGAGAGATCGAAGTAAATTATCTCAGGACGGTGTACTTATCGTTGTCATAACCATGGACAAAGAAAGTGGTTGTGTTGTGGCTGGACCGGATCTCGTTTCTCGGGGATTTGTTTATGTTCGAGAGTCAGGACAATTAATGGTTGAAGCCAAACAAAAAGTCAAACAGGTTTTGGCTAATTGCGAAGCGAATAAAGTGATAGAATGGGCATCGATAAAAGGCAGTGTGCGGGATGCTTTAAGTAAGTTTGTATATGAGAAGACTCGCCGCAGCCCCATGATTTTACCCATTATTATGGAAGTATAA
- a CDS encoding amino acid permease, which yields MSNSTVNLKDLCPEKEGLKRGMNSRHLMMISIGGTIGTGLFLGSGVTLNQAGPLGAVLAYLTGGFIMYLVLLCLGELTSAMPVSGSFQSYASRFISPGAGFTTGWLYWLNWAICIAADFTAAGIIMHNWFPQIAIWIWCGFFAIMLALLNVISVKAYGEAEFWFASIKVTAILAFIVAGAGLLFGFSSHSVPIVGLSNFNTESGLFPNGFQAVFLTMIAVVYSFQGAELVGIAAGECQDASKNVPRVIKGITFRIIFFYVLAMIVLAGIIPWQEASVLESPFAHVFGILGFPLAKDIMSFVVMTSALSAGNSALYACSRLLWSMSKEGLAPKCLGTLNSRGVPVNGVYITVILACMSLLTSEYAADTVYLWLMSSTGLTGCLIWVIIAWCQLNFRREFFRLGGKIEQLKFRTPFYPLVPILALVLNLGVICSLYFDESQRIVLYTGLPALLGVYLYYILFLDKKISAAKIEEKMS from the coding sequence ATGTCAAATTCTACAGTGAATCTTAAAGATTTATGTCCTGAAAAAGAAGGGCTCAAACGCGGCATGAACTCACGGCATCTCATGATGATATCCATTGGTGGTACCATTGGTACCGGACTTTTTCTAGGCTCAGGCGTAACCCTCAATCAGGCAGGTCCTTTAGGTGCCGTTCTTGCGTATTTAACCGGCGGCTTTATCATGTATCTGGTATTATTGTGCCTAGGAGAACTCACTTCAGCCATGCCTGTTTCTGGTTCCTTCCAAAGCTATGCTTCACGTTTTATTTCTCCTGGTGCTGGCTTCACTACCGGCTGGCTGTATTGGCTGAATTGGGCCATTTGTATTGCTGCCGACTTTACTGCTGCAGGTATTATCATGCACAATTGGTTTCCGCAAATTGCGATTTGGATATGGTGCGGTTTTTTTGCTATTATGCTTGCTTTACTAAACGTCATTTCTGTAAAGGCTTATGGCGAAGCTGAATTTTGGTTTGCGAGTATAAAGGTAACTGCAATTTTAGCATTTATTGTCGCAGGTGCAGGTTTGCTCTTTGGTTTTTCCAGTCATTCCGTTCCTATTGTTGGATTATCCAACTTTAATACAGAATCGGGTTTATTTCCTAATGGATTTCAAGCTGTATTTTTAACTATGATTGCTGTAGTCTACTCCTTTCAAGGTGCTGAACTTGTCGGTATCGCAGCCGGCGAATGCCAAGATGCCAGTAAAAATGTCCCCCGTGTTATTAAAGGTATTACCTTTCGGATTATTTTTTTCTATGTGTTGGCAATGATCGTACTGGCAGGTATTATCCCTTGGCAAGAAGCAAGTGTTTTAGAAAGTCCTTTTGCTCATGTATTCGGCATCTTAGGTTTTCCTTTAGCTAAGGATATTATGAGTTTCGTTGTTATGACATCAGCTTTATCTGCAGGCAATTCAGCCTTATATGCCTGTTCTCGTCTTCTCTGGTCTATGTCTAAAGAAGGCTTAGCGCCAAAATGTTTAGGTACATTAAATTCTCGCGGTGTTCCTGTCAATGGAGTTTATATTACTGTTATCTTGGCGTGTATGTCTTTACTCACCAGTGAATATGCTGCTGATACCGTGTACCTGTGGCTTATGTCCAGTACAGGACTGACTGGCTGCCTGATATGGGTTATTATTGCCTGGTGTCAGCTCAACTTCCGCAGAGAATTTTTCCGTCTAGGCGGCAAAATAGAGCAGCTAAAATTTCGGACTCCCTTTTATCCTCTGGTCCCAATATTAGCTTTAGTCTTGAACCTTGGAGTCATATGCAGCTTGTATTTTGATGAATCCCAACGAATTGTTTTATATACAGGCCTTCCTGCATTATTAGGTGTTTATTTATACTATATTTTATTCTTGGACAAGAAAATTAGCGCAGCTAAAATTGAAGAAAAAATGAGCTGA
- a CDS encoding sugar diacid recognition domain-containing protein — protein sequence MNNTYGRMDAEFAQSLVDIVAAELNKNVNILDDQGVIIASFSRERIGQIHESGARMLGTGVVKEFYVTKEEECYLKGIRQGYNVPIMFDNRCIGVIGITGDQKTAEPYARLAARFVEANVQSNAQQEKLVGALQEKEELRSVFLNKIITVQEEERKRISRELHDETSQSLTSIIVGLRMLAEQVQDSEDKEKILKMRDLAVTTLEAVHHIAVELRPVLLDDLGLVAAAKKYIENYAKQYEISLHSDFSNLSRERFSPEVEITLYRILQEALTNIVKHAQASEVWVSLNKRQDKLMLMIQDNGVGFDTKMVKNTHTRTCLGIYGIGERVALVEGTFTITSVIGEGTKLSVEIPLGEKN from the coding sequence ATGAACAATACATATGGACGGATGGATGCTGAATTTGCTCAATCCTTAGTTGATATCGTTGCTGCTGAATTAAATAAAAATGTAAATATCCTTGATGATCAGGGTGTAATTATTGCTTCTTTTAGTAGAGAACGGATTGGGCAAATACATGAATCAGGGGCTAGAATGCTTGGAACTGGAGTTGTAAAAGAATTTTATGTCACAAAAGAAGAGGAATGCTATCTAAAGGGGATACGACAAGGTTATAATGTACCCATCATGTTTGATAATCGGTGTATAGGAGTAATTGGTATTACAGGGGATCAAAAAACAGCAGAACCTTATGCCCGATTAGCAGCACGCTTTGTAGAGGCAAATGTGCAGTCGAATGCTCAGCAGGAAAAGTTAGTAGGAGCATTACAAGAAAAAGAAGAATTACGTTCTGTATTCTTAAATAAAATTATCACGGTACAAGAAGAAGAACGTAAAAGAATTTCCCGCGAGCTGCATGATGAAACAAGCCAATCTCTTACCTCGATCATTGTAGGTTTGCGTATGCTGGCTGAGCAGGTACAAGACAGTGAAGATAAGGAAAAAATATTAAAAATGCGTGACCTTGCTGTTACAACTCTAGAAGCGGTTCATCATATTGCAGTTGAACTGCGTCCTGTATTATTAGATGATTTAGGACTGGTTGCCGCAGCTAAAAAGTATATAGAAAATTACGCTAAGCAATATGAAATTTCTTTACATAGTGATTTTAGTAATTTGTCCAGAGAGCGATTTTCTCCAGAAGTTGAGATTACGTTATACCGAATTCTGCAAGAGGCCTTAACGAATATTGTGAAACATGCGCAGGCATCGGAAGTTTGGGTATCATTAAACAAAAGACAGGACAAACTTATGTTAATGATCCAGGACAATGGTGTAGGTTTTGATACAAAAATGGTTAAAAATACTCATACCCGTACCTGTTTAGGAATCTACGGCATAGGTGAACGGGTAGCCTTAGTGGAAGGTACCTTTACGATTACATCTGTTATTGGTGAAGGAACTAAACTTTCTGTGGAAATTCCTTTGGGAGAAAAAAATTGA
- a CDS encoding metal-dependent hydrolase yields MDSFSHALVGIAIAGLSGHPLSIYDPIYLAAILGAQAPDFDIIAQIKGKFSYLRQHRSFSHSIPGLVLWSFLISTVLSMIMPQANFLSLFGWAFSGSLSHIIMDYFNTHGAAILWPIQKERKSLHLLNVFDPILFVLLLSVYAFDFTMFTLSCFTFVILTAYILFRMVLRKKATKQLHRLFSQREILQITVMPSLKRILFWDFVLETKNAYLVGQLGTISPELKLHADLAKQKNLSNLTLQAKKTLIGNFFATFTPFIYFAEQKNTHSISVTIYDLRYVLNKQFLHRATIIFDHTTNHPTTSYLHTYGSTTQIPCDLH; encoded by the coding sequence ATGGATTCTTTCTCTCATGCACTTGTTGGCATCGCGATTGCAGGATTATCTGGTCATCCTTTGTCCATTTATGATCCGATTTATCTAGCTGCCATTCTTGGCGCGCAAGCGCCGGATTTTGATATCATTGCACAAATAAAAGGAAAATTCTCTTATCTTAGGCAACATCGTTCTTTTTCTCATTCCATCCCGGGCTTAGTTCTATGGTCGTTCCTGATCAGTACAGTTTTATCTATGATTATGCCACAAGCTAATTTCCTTTCCCTATTTGGATGGGCCTTCTCTGGTAGTTTATCTCATATCATTATGGATTATTTCAATACCCATGGCGCTGCTATCTTATGGCCAATTCAAAAAGAACGCAAAAGCTTACACCTTTTAAATGTATTTGATCCTATACTATTCGTGCTATTACTTAGTGTATACGCTTTTGATTTTACAATGTTCACATTATCGTGCTTTACATTTGTAATTCTTACAGCATATATCTTGTTTAGAATGGTCTTGCGCAAAAAAGCAACAAAACAGCTTCATCGATTATTTTCTCAACGAGAAATTTTGCAAATCACTGTCATGCCATCACTAAAGCGCATATTGTTCTGGGATTTTGTTTTAGAAACAAAAAATGCGTACTTGGTCGGACAATTAGGAACCATTTCCCCGGAATTAAAACTTCATGCAGATTTAGCAAAACAAAAGAACCTTTCGAATCTTACTTTACAAGCAAAAAAAACACTAATCGGAAACTTTTTTGCTACCTTTACGCCTTTTATTTATTTTGCAGAACAGAAAAATACTCATTCCATCTCAGTTACAATTTATGACCTTCGCTATGTTTTAAATAAACAATTTCTTCATCGGGCTACTATTATATTTGATCATACTACTAACCATCCCACGACTTCTTATCTTCATACTTACGGCAGCACTACCCAGATCCCTTGTGACTTACACTAA
- a CDS encoding (Fe-S)-binding protein, whose product MTEKITAKDINEQDKALLSDLQDALANCMKCGNCMEVCPVYKEVGKEAAVARGKLSLMEGVLKGSIPLSAAFDAAMSKCVSCKACTAKCPCGVPADELILRGRQAAVKARGLHPIKKKVFALLKNRHLFDFSLRMAGIFGPLSFKKIPGKMAALARFPMPGMDYKRVTAPFASTPLRSQYPEVIKVDRPTMRVGFFTGCTINYIYTDVGQSVINVLKENNIEVTMPSMQHCCGTPVYMSGDVDSAKILAKHNIETFDSYNFDYIVSACGSCTEAFRIEFPHLFHDDPKMSAMTEKLAKKTYEISEFLIDVVKIDKTKLGPVNATVTMHDPCHMARGIKVTKQPREVLKSIPGLHFVEMKAPDRCCGSGGSFSLGNYELSRKINDKKIADIASTNADTVVTSCGTCRMHLTDGLFQNNMNQDALHVIQVLDRSYKAGHQK is encoded by the coding sequence ATGACTGAAAAAATAACAGCTAAGGATATAAATGAACAAGATAAAGCTTTATTATCAGACCTTCAAGATGCTCTTGCCAATTGTATGAAATGCGGCAATTGCATGGAAGTCTGCCCTGTATATAAAGAAGTTGGTAAGGAAGCTGCGGTAGCACGTGGTAAATTATCATTAATGGAAGGAGTCCTTAAAGGCTCAATTCCCCTTTCTGCTGCCTTTGATGCCGCCATGTCCAAATGCGTTTCGTGCAAAGCTTGTACTGCCAAATGTCCTTGTGGCGTACCAGCTGATGAATTAATCTTACGCGGACGCCAAGCTGCTGTAAAAGCACGTGGTTTGCACCCTATTAAGAAAAAAGTTTTTGCCCTCTTAAAAAATAGACATCTATTTGACTTTTCTCTACGAATGGCAGGTATCTTTGGTCCATTATCTTTTAAGAAAATCCCTGGTAAAATGGCAGCCTTAGCTCGTTTTCCAATGCCAGGAATGGACTATAAAAGGGTAACAGCTCCTTTTGCCTCCACTCCCCTTAGAAGCCAATATCCTGAAGTAATCAAAGTTGACCGACCTACAATGCGAGTTGGATTTTTTACTGGCTGTACAATCAACTATATCTATACTGATGTTGGACAATCCGTCATCAATGTTTTAAAAGAAAATAATATAGAAGTAACCATGCCTAGTATGCAGCATTGCTGCGGCACACCAGTGTATATGTCAGGCGACGTAGATTCTGCTAAAATACTAGCCAAACACAATATCGAAACCTTTGACAGCTATAACTTTGATTACATTGTTTCCGCTTGCGGTTCCTGTACAGAAGCTTTCCGCATTGAATTTCCTCATCTTTTTCACGATGATCCAAAAATGAGTGCTATGACGGAAAAACTTGCTAAGAAAACCTATGAAATTAGTGAGTTTCTCATTGATGTTGTAAAAATTGATAAAACAAAGCTAGGTCCGGTAAATGCTACTGTGACAATGCATGATCCATGCCACATGGCACGAGGCATTAAAGTCACGAAGCAGCCTCGGGAAGTTCTAAAATCGATCCCTGGCTTACACTTTGTCGAAATGAAAGCACCTGATCGCTGCTGCGGTTCAGGAGGTTCCTTTAGCTTGGGTAACTACGAACTTTCCCGTAAGATTAATGATAAGAAAATTGCGGACATTGCATCTACTAATGCTGATACCGTAGTAACCAGTTGTGGAACTTGCCGAATGCATTTGACAGATGGTTTATTCCAAAACAACATGAATCAAGATGCTCTTCATGTCATTCAAGTCCTAGACAGATCCTACAAAGCAGGTCATCAAAAGTAA
- a CDS encoding response regulator transcription factor: protein MLQYKQELLYFKIGGVIINKIRIILADDHAVLRSGLKSLLNSDPQFEVVGEAENGIEAISLVKSLAPDVLILDLSMPDMNGIDCIKEIRSRGLTCPILVLSMYDDEEYIKEVMRSGANSYVLKKSADTELIESIIKIHKGKRYLSEKLSQSLLNNLLYTDSDTYDLQHPYKVLSVREREVLRFLALGHTNSEIANTLSLSPKTIDTYRSRIMNKLNIHKKSDLVNYAIQYKLITI from the coding sequence ATGTTACAGTATAAGCAAGAACTTCTATACTTTAAAATAGGGGGTGTCATTATAAATAAGATCCGTATTATTTTAGCTGATGATCACGCTGTTTTACGTTCAGGATTAAAGTCTCTGCTCAATAGTGATCCTCAATTTGAAGTAGTAGGAGAAGCAGAAAATGGCATTGAAGCGATCTCCTTGGTCAAATCTCTTGCTCCTGATGTTCTAATACTTGACTTGTCAATGCCAGATATGAATGGTATTGATTGTATTAAAGAAATTCGCTCCCGAGGACTAACATGTCCGATTCTGGTTTTAAGTATGTACGATGATGAAGAATATATTAAGGAAGTCATGCGTTCCGGAGCCAATAGCTATGTCTTAAAAAAGTCAGCAGATACAGAATTAATCGAAAGTATTATTAAGATCCATAAAGGTAAACGTTATTTAAGTGAAAAACTCTCCCAATCCTTATTGAATAATTTACTTTATACCGACTCTGATACGTATGATCTGCAGCATCCATATAAAGTGCTCAGTGTACGTGAGCGTGAAGTGCTTCGCTTTCTGGCTCTTGGACACACGAACAGCGAAATTGCCAATACTCTTTCTCTTAGTCCCAAAACCATTGACACCTATCGTTCACGTATCATGAATAAATTAAATATCCATAAGAAATCTGATTTAGTGAATTATGCAATTCAATATAAATTAATAACAATTTAA
- a CDS encoding FAD-binding oxidoreductase has product MEKHHINALKEIVGEENVLTSAEDLYCYSYDATPGHAHMPDAVVSPANTAETSKILKLANENHIPVYTRGSGTNLSAGCVPTKGGIVLLMTRLNKILEVDLENLVAVAEPGVIVADLNKEIASLGLIYPPDPGTVATATLGGTVAENAGGLRGLKYGVSKHYVMGLEVVLANGDIMNTGGKNVKDVSGYDMTKLFTGSEGTLCVITKIISKLVPAPEAKKAMMAIFKDLDNAGKAVSAIIAAKIIPATLEIMDNATIRTVEDYAKVGLPLDAEAVLLIEVDGNPIVVEKEAEKVMEALKANHADLVQIAKDDAERDKLWAARRAALPALAKLRPTTYVEDATVPRNKVPDFLREVSSIAKKHNVTIGTFGHAGDGNMHPTIVCDIRIPEEMERVYQAMDEMFKAAIALGGTLSGEHGIGLGKLPWMEQQHGLVTMNAMRSIKRALDPNLILNPGKLVGEC; this is encoded by the coding sequence ATGGAAAAACACCACATCAATGCGTTGAAAGAGATTGTTGGAGAAGAAAATGTATTGACAAGCGCCGAGGACTTATACTGTTACTCCTATGATGCAACACCTGGCCATGCTCACATGCCAGATGCAGTTGTATCACCAGCTAATACTGCAGAAACTTCTAAAATTTTAAAACTGGCTAACGAAAATCACATTCCAGTATATACCAGAGGATCAGGCACTAACCTTAGCGCAGGCTGTGTTCCTACAAAAGGCGGCATTGTATTATTAATGACTCGCCTAAATAAAATTTTAGAAGTTGATTTAGAAAACCTAGTAGCTGTAGCAGAACCCGGTGTTATTGTGGCCGACTTAAATAAAGAAATAGCTTCATTAGGTCTTATTTATCCTCCTGATCCTGGTACTGTGGCAACTGCAACCTTAGGCGGCACGGTAGCAGAAAATGCAGGCGGTTTGCGTGGCCTAAAATACGGCGTTTCTAAACATTATGTTATGGGTTTAGAAGTTGTCTTAGCAAACGGGGATATTATGAATACAGGCGGAAAAAATGTTAAAGATGTTTCTGGTTATGATATGACCAAACTCTTTACTGGATCAGAAGGCACCTTATGTGTCATCACTAAAATTATTTCCAAACTGGTCCCTGCACCTGAAGCCAAAAAAGCTATGATGGCAATCTTTAAAGATCTTGATAATGCTGGCAAAGCAGTTTCCGCTATTATTGCAGCAAAAATCATCCCTGCCACTCTAGAAATTATGGATAACGCTACAATTCGTACCGTAGAAGATTATGCTAAAGTAGGTCTGCCACTAGATGCAGAAGCAGTACTTTTAATTGAAGTCGATGGCAACCCCATTGTTGTAGAAAAAGAAGCTGAAAAAGTTATGGAAGCTCTTAAAGCAAATCATGCTGATTTGGTACAAATCGCTAAAGATGATGCTGAACGCGATAAGTTATGGGCTGCTCGTCGTGCTGCTTTGCCAGCTTTGGCTAAACTTCGTCCTACCACCTATGTAGAAGATGCAACCGTACCTCGTAATAAAGTACCTGATTTCCTTCGTGAAGTAAGCAGCATTGCCAAAAAACATAATGTGACAATCGGTACCTTCGGTCATGCTGGCGATGGCAATATGCATCCTACAATTGTGTGTGACATTCGTATTCCAGAAGAAATGGAACGAGTTTACCAAGCTATGGATGAAATGTTTAAAGCGGCAATTGCTCTAGGCGGTACATTAAGTGGCGAACATGGCATTGGTCTCGGCAAACTACCATGGATGGAACAGCAACATGGTCTAGTAACCATGAATGCGATGAGATCAATCAAGCGCGCACTTGATCCTAACTTGATTTTAAACCCAGGAAAATTAGTGGGAGAGTGTTAA
- a CDS encoding HD-GYP domain-containing protein, whose translation MPNNATILPKSEAIACLFQLIVNYNLSTAKHSCRVKKLAVGFAVRLGLSFQIIQLMSAAALLHDIGKIIIPKKILNKPEKLTKHEFEIIKQHPENGYHLLKKIDPLHKLENLAEAILFHHERYDGTGYPRGKAGDEIPLVARILSIADVYEAITSNRVYHKAMTQKEAKKIIDEGKDKHFDPYLVDVFLRIRN comes from the coding sequence ATGCCCAATAACGCTACTATTCTTCCAAAGTCTGAGGCAATAGCCTGTCTATTTCAATTGATAGTCAATTATAATCTCTCAACCGCCAAACATTCTTGTAGAGTTAAGAAACTTGCAGTTGGATTTGCAGTAAGGCTTGGTCTTTCATTTCAGATCATCCAACTAATGTCAGCGGCGGCTTTACTTCATGACATCGGAAAGATAATAATTCCTAAAAAAATTTTAAATAAACCAGAAAAACTAACAAAACATGAATTTGAGATTATAAAGCAGCATCCTGAAAATGGATATCATCTACTGAAAAAGATAGATCCCTTGCACAAATTAGAAAATTTAGCAGAAGCTATTCTTTTTCATCATGAAAGATATGATGGTACTGGATATCCCCGCGGAAAGGCAGGTGATGAAATACCTTTGGTAGCAAGAATATTATCTATTGCAGATGTGTATGAGGCCATTACCTCAAATCGAGTCTATCATAAAGCAATGACTCAAAAGGAAGCAAAAAAAATTATCGATGAAGGAAAGGATAAGCATTTTGATCCTTATTTAGTAGATGTTTTTTTGCGGATAAGGAATTGA